A region of Pirellulaceae bacterium DNA encodes the following proteins:
- the prfB gene encoding peptide chain release factor 2: MEKFITASTKFGNRLSSCETVFDLDQNVEKIKGIEARMSEAGFWDDQEAAQQHVGDLKSLKALVTPLTEAIGTAEDLVAMAEMAEEDSSFESEVIAEVDRLETEVEALQLKTLLSGTHDGSGAILTINARDGGTDANDWADMLLRMYAQWAQKNGYSVALIDRNDNDEAGINSASVAVRGPMAYGYLKGETGLHRLVRISPFNSEGKRQTSFAAVDVSPEIADSVEVEINDSDVREDTYRASGAGGQHVNKTDSAIRLTHMPSGIVAQCQNERSQHKNRASAWKMLRSRLARVEEEKREAESAQKYKDQARVGFGSQIRNYFLHPDQRVKDARTGHSVGNFHHVLDGNIQSFLESYMRWRVKED, encoded by the coding sequence ATCGAGAAATTCATCACCGCATCGACCAAATTCGGCAACAGATTGTCCAGTTGCGAGACGGTCTTTGACTTGGATCAAAATGTTGAAAAAATCAAGGGAATCGAAGCTCGAATGTCCGAAGCTGGTTTCTGGGATGACCAAGAAGCGGCTCAACAACACGTAGGCGACTTGAAGTCGCTGAAAGCGCTCGTTACGCCGTTGACCGAGGCGATCGGTACTGCGGAAGATCTAGTGGCCATGGCCGAAATGGCCGAAGAAGATTCGTCTTTTGAGTCGGAGGTGATTGCGGAAGTCGACCGACTAGAGACCGAAGTTGAGGCGCTGCAACTCAAGACGCTGCTCAGCGGAACGCACGATGGGAGTGGGGCTATATTGACCATCAACGCGCGCGATGGCGGAACCGATGCGAATGATTGGGCCGACATGCTGCTGAGGATGTATGCACAATGGGCGCAAAAAAATGGGTATTCCGTTGCCCTGATCGACCGGAATGATAATGATGAGGCCGGCATTAATAGCGCCTCGGTTGCAGTTCGTGGTCCGATGGCTTACGGCTATCTGAAGGGCGAGACGGGTTTGCATCGTTTGGTGCGAATTAGTCCTTTTAATTCGGAAGGAAAGCGGCAGACGAGCTTTGCTGCTGTCGATGTTTCCCCTGAAATTGCTGATAGTGTTGAAGTCGAAATCAACGACAGCGATGTTCGCGAAGATACTTATCGGGCAAGTGGTGCCGGTGGACAGCATGTCAATAAGACGGATAGTGCAATCCGCTTGACTCACATGCCGTCAGGTATTGTCGCTCAGTGCCAGAATGAACGAAGCCAACATAAGAATCGTGCGTCAGCCTGGAAAATGTTGCGGTCTCGGTTGGCACGTGTGGAAGAAGAAAAACGCGAAGCAGAGTCGGCTCAAAAATATAAGGATCAGGCTCGTGTCGGATTTGGATCCCAGATTCGAAACTATTTCTTGCATCCCGATCAACGTGTCAAAGACGCTCGCACAGGGCATTCAGTTGGGAATTTCCACCACGTCTTGGATGGTAATATTCAATCATTTCTCGAATCTTACATGCGATGGCGGGTGAAAGAGGACTGA
- the nadA gene encoding quinolinate synthase NadA, producing the protein MNTTVDQASSFELPPFKSLDNTELSARIEKVRKQLGSELLILGHHYQQDEVIKHSDLRGDSYQLSQLAASSTDCRSIVFCGVHFMAETADILANRPEKLMERNQERVTVILPDMAAGCSMADMAAIEQVETAWEDMGELIDTSRVIPVTYINSAASLKSFCGRNGGIVCTSSNAAAVLEWAFDRGDRVLFFPDQHLGRNTSLKMGISNDQMPVWDPYHDEYGGNTPSSIQTSRVILWKGHCSVHQMFRAEHVHQFRDKYSDIQILVHPECPQEVNDLADISGSTGKIIESVKAAAAGTRWAIGTELHLVNRLKAEHPEQEIHFLSPVVCMCATMYRIDLAHLCWSLENLHSGTPVNSIKVDEETSRWSLVALERMLNVK; encoded by the coding sequence ATGAATACGACCGTAGATCAAGCATCTTCTTTTGAATTACCACCTTTCAAATCGCTCGATAACACCGAATTATCGGCGCGAATCGAGAAGGTCCGCAAACAACTCGGGTCAGAGTTGTTGATCTTGGGACATCATTACCAACAGGATGAGGTGATCAAGCACAGCGACTTGCGGGGCGACAGTTACCAGCTCAGCCAACTGGCAGCCTCCAGTACTGATTGCCGTTCGATCGTCTTTTGCGGCGTTCACTTTATGGCCGAGACAGCTGACATTCTGGCCAATCGCCCCGAGAAACTGATGGAACGCAACCAAGAGCGTGTCACCGTCATTCTCCCCGACATGGCTGCAGGTTGCTCAATGGCGGACATGGCTGCCATCGAACAAGTCGAAACAGCTTGGGAAGACATGGGAGAATTGATCGACACCTCGCGGGTAATCCCAGTGACCTACATCAATTCGGCGGCCAGCTTGAAGTCGTTTTGCGGTCGCAACGGTGGCATTGTATGTACCTCAAGTAATGCGGCAGCCGTCTTGGAGTGGGCTTTTGACCGAGGTGATCGGGTCTTATTTTTCCCGGATCAACACCTTGGCAGAAACACCTCTTTAAAGATGGGGATCAGCAACGATCAAATGCCAGTCTGGGATCCGTACCATGATGAATACGGCGGAAACACTCCATCCTCGATTCAAACCAGTCGGGTTATCCTCTGGAAAGGGCACTGCAGCGTTCATCAAATGTTTCGCGCCGAGCATGTGCACCAATTTCGTGATAAATACTCAGACATCCAAATCCTAGTACATCCCGAGTGCCCGCAAGAAGTCAACGATCTTGCCGATATCTCAGGCTCGACCGGTAAGATCATCGAGTCGGTAAAAGCGGCAGCAGCCGGCACACGGTGGGCCATCGGAACCGAACTCCACTTGGTGAATCGGCTCAAGGCCGAACACCCCGAACAAGAAATCCACTTTCTTTCACCCGTCGTCTGCATGTGCGCCACGATGTATCGGATCGACCTGGCTCATCTCTGCTGGAGCCTGGAAAATCTGCACTCTGGGACGCCCGTTAACAGCATCAAAGTTGACGAAGAGACCAGTCGTTGGTCGCTGGTCGCACTGGAACGAATGCTCAACGTCAAGTAG
- a CDS encoding aminodeoxychorismate/anthranilate synthase component II: MILLLDNYDSFTYNLVQRFGELDPSLELQVYRNDQISVDEIAAKRPTHLIISPGPCTPDQAGISVDCVSHFAGKLPILGVCLGHQSIGQATGGVVSRAKRLMHGKTDQIHHDGKGLFRGLPNPFVATRYHSLIVEPQTISDQFEISAWSDAPDGTREVMGIRHTEYPLIGWQFHPESFLTECGPEMLQNFLKIQWPN, from the coding sequence ATGATACTTCTACTCGATAATTACGATTCATTCACCTACAACCTCGTTCAGAGGTTTGGGGAACTTGACCCTTCGCTCGAACTGCAGGTTTATCGTAACGATCAAATCTCAGTGGATGAAATCGCTGCAAAACGGCCGACACATTTGATCATCTCGCCGGGGCCGTGCACGCCCGATCAGGCAGGGATCAGCGTTGACTGCGTTTCGCATTTCGCCGGTAAGCTGCCGATCTTGGGTGTTTGTTTGGGCCATCAATCGATCGGGCAAGCGACGGGTGGTGTGGTTAGTCGAGCGAAGCGATTAATGCATGGGAAGACGGATCAGATTCATCATGACGGTAAAGGTTTGTTTCGGGGATTACCGAATCCTTTCGTAGCAACTCGTTATCACAGCCTGATTGTCGAACCCCAAACGATCAGTGATCAATTTGAGATTTCGGCATGGTCCGACGCGCCAGACGGAACACGAGAGGTCATGGGGATTCGGCACACGGAGTATCCGTTGATTGGCTGGCAGTTTCATCCGGAGAGTTTTCTGACGGAGTGCGGACCGGAAATGTTGCAAAACTTTCTCAAAATCCAATGGCCGAACTGA
- a CDS encoding molybdopterin molybdotransferase MoeA, which produces MAELIGIDAARDLIRSRVCQNKEIRVSLTDAIGNVLAEDVVSDTDSPPYDKALMDGYAVRSNDIVGPSVCLRVLEEVTAGNLPQHRIVPGTATRIMTGAPLPDGADAVVMVEKTLSGADPSRVEIRVDTISPETAVMRQAACLRRGQAVVTRGCRLSAVEVGLLAEVGRDSVNVVRKPQVALVQTGDELVLAGQALLPGQIRNSNGPMLRAFVEQAGAQPDDCGIARDNEASLSAAVKQGLGSDILLLSGGVSAGVLDLVPQVLEQAGVEQVFHKVNIRPGKPIWFGVVEADGERCLVFGLPGNPVSSLVCFCVFVAPAIAACAGHQFPDSGDPKRLAQSFELRGARPTYWPARSQPDGSVMPLDWQGSADLYAMMQADCLLFFPQGNHRYAVDELVEVLPLR; this is translated from the coding sequence ATGGCCGAACTGATTGGCATCGATGCGGCACGTGATTTGATTCGATCACGGGTCTGCCAGAACAAAGAGATTCGCGTGTCGCTGACCGATGCGATTGGCAATGTTCTTGCAGAAGATGTCGTGAGCGATACGGATTCTCCTCCGTACGACAAAGCGCTGATGGATGGATATGCAGTTCGGTCTAACGATATCGTGGGCCCGTCGGTTTGCCTTCGTGTGTTGGAGGAAGTGACTGCTGGAAATCTGCCCCAGCATCGGATTGTGCCCGGTACGGCGACTCGTATCATGACGGGTGCGCCATTACCCGACGGGGCGGACGCAGTCGTGATGGTGGAAAAGACATTGTCGGGTGCTGATCCGTCGAGGGTCGAAATACGTGTGGATACGATCAGTCCGGAGACGGCTGTCATGCGACAGGCTGCCTGCTTGCGTCGAGGACAGGCGGTGGTCACGCGCGGATGTCGTCTGAGTGCTGTCGAGGTGGGACTGTTGGCGGAGGTAGGTCGTGATTCCGTCAATGTCGTCCGGAAACCGCAGGTTGCGTTGGTGCAGACTGGTGACGAGCTGGTGTTGGCAGGTCAGGCGCTGCTGCCAGGGCAGATTCGCAATAGCAATGGGCCAATGCTGCGAGCTTTCGTCGAGCAAGCCGGAGCCCAGCCAGACGATTGTGGGATTGCTCGAGATAATGAAGCATCACTGTCAGCCGCCGTTAAGCAGGGGCTCGGCTCCGATATTTTGCTTTTGTCCGGGGGAGTATCTGCCGGTGTGCTCGATCTTGTCCCGCAGGTGCTTGAGCAAGCGGGTGTCGAGCAAGTATTCCACAAAGTGAATATTCGTCCCGGAAAACCCATCTGGTTCGGAGTTGTAGAAGCAGATGGCGAGCGTTGTTTGGTTTTCGGCTTGCCAGGCAACCCGGTCAGTAGTCTCGTTTGTTTTTGTGTGTTTGTTGCGCCGGCAATCGCCGCCTGTGCTGGGCATCAATTTCCTGATTCTGGCGATCCGAAAAGGCTCGCTCAGTCATTTGAATTGCGAGGTGCTCGACCTACCTATTGGCCCGCTCGGAGCCAGCCTGATGGATCGGTCATGCCATTGGATTGGCAAGGATCTGCCGATTTATATGCCATGATGCAAGCCGATTGTTTGTTGTTTTTTCCGCAAGGAAATCATCGGTACGCGGTCGACGAATTGGTCGAAGTACTGCCGCTACGCTAA